The proteins below come from a single Vampirovibrionales bacterium genomic window:
- a CDS encoding helix-turn-helix domain-containing protein, with protein MTTAFAEALARLTQSGLTRAAIAAALHVDRATLYRWETAPPAGAEDRLSAAVMRIRWQDEIEEICRSLPLDQLGKARDMLRAMQHSR; from the coding sequence ATGACCACCGCCTTTGCCGAGGCGCTGGCCCGTCTGACGCAGAGCGGCTTGACCAGAGCCGCGATTGCCGCTGCGCTCCACGTCGACCGCGCCACGCTGTACCGCTGGGAGACTGCCCCTCCGGCCGGGGCGGAGGACCGTCTCAGTGCCGCGGTGATGCGGATCAGGTGGCAGGACGAGATCGAGGAGATCTGTCGCTCTCTGCCGCTTGATCAGCTCGGCAAGGCGCGGGACATGCTGCGGGCCATGCAGCACAGCCGGTAG
- a CDS encoding terminase, whose translation MNTVSPSPAYADREHGCTPEVIEKFAEALAETGKVKDACIAANISRRTALYWRHEHADFASAWAEALKVACWNLEDEGYRRAHDGVDKPVYQMGAEVGLIREYSDTMLIFLLKAADPNKYRERVALTGENGEPLKAEVVIRHMFKPPEGTDGDGAATA comes from the coding sequence GTGAACACTGTATCGCCTTCGCCGGCTTACGCAGATCGAGAGCACGGCTGCACGCCAGAGGTAATTGAGAAGTTTGCCGAGGCGCTCGCAGAAACCGGCAAAGTCAAGGACGCGTGCATCGCGGCAAACATCAGCCGCCGCACGGCGCTCTACTGGCGGCACGAGCATGCAGACTTTGCGAGCGCCTGGGCCGAAGCGCTCAAGGTGGCGTGCTGGAATCTGGAGGACGAAGGGTACCGGCGTGCTCACGACGGCGTTGACAAGCCAGTGTATCAGATGGGAGCCGAGGTCGGCCTGATCCGCGAATATTCAGACACGATGCTGATCTTTCTGCTCAAGGCTGCCGATCCAAACAAGTACCGGGAGCGCGTTGCGCTGACCGGCGAGAATGGCGAGCCGCTGAAGGCCGAGGTGGTCATTCGCCACATGTTCAAGCCGCCCGAGGGCACAGATGGCGATGGCGCTGCGACGGCCTGA
- a CDS encoding AAA family ATPase, whose protein sequence is MEMLAANRGGYNRRLPHNTDAEIAVLGSIFVFGRKAYDKVSPVLQAEHFILVEHQKIYAHCVELIEAGHAADPVTLRSFFTNSDDSTQITPKYLLHLADSSVTPSVAESYARGIKADACRRQLIGIADELSTHAYNGHDVSEAISLAGIGISNIDVDYGYTRGSYIYEDAEDLNLGAIPPRGWLLGTMLCRQYVTVMASAGGVGKSSVAIAWALSLATGRPLVGDRVHHRSRVLIVTAEDNMEEMRRRLKAARMHHGIDLIGAGWLAVVCLTGSTVSLTKMSETGDVVETGGADRIAETIRRHRSDVVILDPFVKLSGAPENSNDGIDVVMRALVRIADKCNCACLVLHHNRKGQATPGDADLARGAGAIVAAARVSLTVTGMTTDEASKMGVLDDDRVRLIRIDDAKANLAPRASKARWYRLASIPIGNQTPDYPAGDNVQAVEPWTPPETWDGLNKETLNLVLDNIDAGMPDGDRYSNANAATDRAAWRLIQEQAPDKTEGQCREIIQAWVKSGLLVVADHKSPSKRETRKGLFVDGSKRPT, encoded by the coding sequence ATGGAGATGCTTGCCGCCAACCGCGGAGGTTACAACCGCCGGCTCCCGCACAACACCGATGCGGAAATTGCGGTGCTCGGATCAATCTTCGTCTTCGGCAGAAAGGCGTACGACAAGGTAAGCCCCGTTCTGCAGGCAGAGCATTTCATCCTCGTCGAGCACCAGAAAATCTACGCGCATTGCGTCGAGCTCATCGAGGCCGGTCACGCCGCCGATCCGGTGACGCTGCGATCGTTCTTCACGAACTCCGACGACTCAACGCAGATCACCCCGAAATACCTGCTGCATCTTGCCGATTCCAGCGTTACGCCGTCCGTTGCCGAATCGTATGCCCGCGGGATAAAGGCGGACGCGTGCCGGCGGCAACTCATCGGGATCGCCGACGAGCTATCAACGCACGCCTACAACGGGCACGACGTCAGCGAAGCAATATCGCTCGCCGGCATCGGCATCTCGAACATCGATGTCGATTATGGCTACACGCGCGGATCGTACATCTACGAGGACGCCGAAGACCTCAACCTCGGCGCAATCCCGCCGCGCGGCTGGCTGCTCGGGACCATGCTATGCCGTCAATACGTCACGGTGATGGCGTCGGCCGGTGGCGTCGGCAAATCATCCGTCGCGATCGCATGGGCGCTTTCCCTAGCTACCGGGAGGCCGCTGGTAGGCGATAGGGTGCATCACCGATCGCGCGTGCTGATCGTCACAGCAGAAGACAACATGGAGGAGATGCGGCGCCGCCTGAAGGCCGCGCGCATGCATCACGGCATCGATCTTATCGGCGCCGGGTGGCTCGCTGTCGTCTGCCTCACCGGCTCAACCGTCAGCCTGACCAAGATGTCCGAAACAGGCGATGTCGTAGAGACCGGCGGCGCCGACAGAATAGCAGAGACAATCCGTCGGCACCGAAGCGACGTCGTGATCCTCGACCCCTTTGTGAAGCTCTCTGGCGCCCCTGAGAACAGCAACGACGGCATAGACGTGGTGATGCGCGCGCTCGTCCGTATCGCCGACAAGTGCAACTGCGCATGCCTCGTCCTGCATCACAACCGCAAGGGGCAGGCGACGCCCGGGGATGCGGACCTGGCGCGAGGTGCGGGCGCCATCGTCGCAGCAGCTCGCGTGTCTCTCACCGTTACCGGCATGACGACTGACGAAGCATCGAAGATGGGCGTGCTCGATGACGATCGTGTCCGATTGATCCGCATCGACGACGCAAAAGCTAACCTCGCGCCACGTGCATCAAAAGCCCGATGGTATCGCCTCGCATCAATTCCAATCGGGAACCAGACGCCAGACTACCCAGCAGGAGATAACGTGCAGGCAGTCGAGCCGTGGACGCCGCCGGAAACATGGGACGGTCTGAATAAGGAAACGCTCAACCTCGTCCTCGACAATATCGACGCTGGCATGCCGGACGGAGATCGCTACTCAAACGCCAACGCCGCGACCGATCGCGCAGCCTGGCGCCTGATACAAGAACAAGCCCCCGACAAGACAGAGGGACAATGCCGCGAGATCATCCAAGCGTGGGTAAAATCAGGCTTGCTCGTGGTTGCAGATCACAAATCTCCCAGCAAGCGGGAAACACGCAAGGGGCTGTTCGTAGACGGCTCGAAAAGGCCAACGTGA